The Streptomyces sp. V3I7 genome segment GGCCAGCGCGCCGATCGCGACGCAGCCACCGAGGATCGCGCAGGCGGCGACCAGTCCGGCGCGCGGCAGCCGCCCCCGGACGGCCAGCAGCAGCGAGGCGGCGCCCGCGCCGACGCCGAAGCCGGCGAGCACCCAGCCCATGCCGGGAGCACCCCAGCCGCGCTGCTCGGCGAGCAGGGTCAGGCCGACGTTGAGCGGACCGACGAAGCCGAGGTCGCCGAGGGCGATGGCCAGCATCAGCGGGGCGAGGACGCGGTGCCGGCGGATGTAGGTCAGCCCCTCCCGGAGGTCCCGCCAAGGGGTCGCCCTCTTCGCCGCGCCCCCGGTGTCGTCGGCGGGCAGTTCACGCACCCGGACCGAGACCAGCAGCGGTACCGACACCGCGATGAGCAGCCCGGCCAGGGCGAAGGCCGTCGCCGCGCCGCCGAGCGCGACGCCGAGTCCGCCCAGCGGGGCTCCGGCGACGCTCGCGCCGCGGATCGCGAGCCCGCGCATGCCCTGGACCCGGGCGAGCTGTCCCTTGCCGGTGATCCGGGCGGGGAGGGCGCCGACGGCGGGCATGAACACGGCGTCGACGGTGCCGAAGACGAGGGCCAGTACAGCCAACGGCCACAGTCCCGGACGCGTGAGGAACAGCAGCGCGGCCACCGCGAGGGCGGCCGCGCAGCGCACCGCGTCGCTCCCTATGACGACCCGGCGCGGCCCCAGCCGGTCGGCGATCACTCCCCCGCCCAGCATCAGCACGGCCCGCGGCAGCGCGCTGACCGACATCACGATCCCGGCCTGCGCGGCCGTCCCGGTCTGCACGGCGGCCCAGGACAGTGCGATGTAGTACACGTTGTCCCCGACCATCGAGGCCGTGTAGGCACCGAGCCAGCGCAGGACGTTGGGGTCGCGATGGGCCGGGCGGTCCGTGCCCATGGCAGCGGACGGTATGAGCGTGTCGGTCACGGCATTCCTCTCAGACACGGAACGGGAACCCGTACACGTGCAGCGCGACGTTCTCGCGCCCTTCGGTGTCGCCGGCGGCTTCGGCGGCCCGGCCCTTCTCCTCGTACTTCCTGGCCAGCGCGACCAACTCCTCGCGCAGCTCGCCCAGTTCTGTGGGCGTCAGGCGCAGCAGGGACTCGCTGTCCGGGGCGGAGGAGTTCCACTCGGGGCCCCAGGTGGCGCGCTCGTCGAGATAGCGGCGGTACAGGTCGGCACGCTGGTCGTGGAAGAGCCGGGTGGCCGCCAGATGGGCGGCGGCCTTGCCCGGCTCACCGCGGAAGTCCTTGTCCTGGATGCTCAGCCCGTCGGACGCGGGCTGCCACCACCGCTCGCGTCCGTCACCGCTTTGCGCCCGCGCCTCCTCGATGAGCCCGTGCTCGGCGAGCTTGCGCAGGTGGTAACTGACCAGGGACACGGCCTCGTCCACGTGCTCGGCGAGCTGGGACGCCGTGGCGACCCGCTCGACGCACAGCAGCCGGTACAGGTTCGCCCGCAGCGGATGCGCGAGCGCCTTCAGCGTCCCCACGTCGGTGATCCGCCGGTTCTCCTTGCCTGCCATGCCCCGCACTCTAGAAGCGAAAGAAAGGTTGCGCAATTAATATTGCGCAACCTTTCTTTCGCTTCCTGGGGTGACGCGCACACAGTTGCGCTACCGCGGCCGCGCAAGCCCCTCGATCAAGGCATCATGCGCCAGCCGCTCAACCGGAATGTCCCACTCCTCGGCCTCCGCGCACAGCTCGGCCAGCTCTTCCTCGGTGAAGTCGATCGTGATGACAGGCATCTGCGCAGCCTAGGAACGCGGACCGCAGTGCCGCCACCGCGTTCCCCACCAAGAGCGACCCCCCGAACTAACGAACGGGATGCCCCGCCTCCCGCAACGTCTCCTTCACCTCGCCGATCCGCAGGTCGCCGAAGTGGAAGACCGAGGCGGCGAGGACCGCGTCCGCGCCCGCCTCGACCGCCGGCGGGAAGTCGGCGAGCTTGCCGGCGCCGCCCGAGGCGATGACCGGGACCCGGACGTGCTTACGGACGGCGGCGAGCATCTGGAGGTCGTAGCCGTCCTTGGTGCCGTCCGCGTCCATGGAGTTGAGCAGGATCTCGCCGGCACCCAGCTCCGCCGCCCGGTGCGCCCACTCCACCGCGTCGATGCCGGTGCCGCGGCGGCCGCCGTGGGTCGTCACCTCGAAGCCCCCGGACGGGGTCCGGCGCGCGTCCACCGACAGCACCAGGACCTGACGGCCGAAGCGCTCCGCGATCTCGCGGATCAGGTCCGGGCGCGCGATCGCGGCGGTGTTGACGCCCACCTTGTCGGCGCCCGCCCGCAGCAGCTTGTCGACGTCGTCGGCCGTGCGGACGCCGCCGCCGACCGTCAGCGGGATGAACACCTGCTCGGCGGTGCGGCGCACCACGTCGTACGTCGTCTCGCGGTCGCCCGAGGACGCGGTGATGTCCAGGAACGTCAGCTCGTCGGCGCCCTCGGCGTCGTACACCTTGGCCATCTCGACGGGGTCGCCCGCGTCGCGCAGGTTCTGGAAGTTGACGCCCTTGACGACCCGGCCGTTGTCCACGTCCAGGCAGGGGATGACTCGGACCGCCAGGGTCATGACTCCACGGCTCCTCTTACTGTCCCGGTGAATGCTTCTAGTTCGACTTCGACCAGGATGCGCGGGTCGACGAAGCCCTCCACCACCAGGAGGGTCGCCACCGGGCGCACCGCGTCGAACAGTTCCTTGTGGGCGCGGGCCGCCTCGTCGACGTCCCGCGTGTGCGTCAGGTACATCCTCGTACGGATCACGGACTCGATGCCGAGCCCGAACTCGCCGAGCGCCTCCAGCGCGCTGGTGAAGGCGACCTTGGCCTGTTCGTACGGGTCGCCCTCGCCGTACAGCACCTGGCCGCGGAAGGACGACGTACCGGCCACCAGCACCCGGTCGCCCGCCGCGACGGCGCGCGCGAAGCCGATGGCGTCCTCCCAGGGACTGCCGCTCTGCACGCGCCGTACGGGGGCATCGGGTGTCACGACGACACAGCCTCCAGGG includes the following:
- a CDS encoding MFS transporter, producing the protein MGTDRPAHRDPNVLRWLGAYTASMVGDNVYYIALSWAAVQTGTAAQAGIVMSVSALPRAVLMLGGGVIADRLGPRRVVIGSDAVRCAAALAVAALLFLTRPGLWPLAVLALVFGTVDAVFMPAVGALPARITGKGQLARVQGMRGLAIRGASVAGAPLGGLGVALGGAATAFALAGLLIAVSVPLLVSVRVRELPADDTGGAAKRATPWRDLREGLTYIRRHRVLAPLMLAIALGDLGFVGPLNVGLTLLAEQRGWGAPGMGWVLAGFGVGAGAASLLLAVRGRLPRAGLVAACAILGGCVAIGALAYVPNLVGAVGVAVLIGLLAGLSGAMCGALLQTQGEPAYLGRVTSVASVVSLGIAPLSMPFAAGAIGAWGCGPVFVASAATCGLGGVVALCVPGLRRAELPR
- a CDS encoding transcriptional regulator — its product is MAGKENRRITDVGTLKALAHPLRANLYRLLCVERVATASQLAEHVDEAVSLVSYHLRKLAEHGLIEEARAQSGDGRERWWQPASDGLSIQDKDFRGEPGKAAAHLAATRLFHDQRADLYRRYLDERATWGPEWNSSAPDSESLLRLTPTELGELREELVALARKYEEKGRAAEAAGDTEGRENVALHVYGFPFRV
- the hisF gene encoding imidazole glycerol phosphate synthase subunit HisF, translating into MTLAVRVIPCLDVDNGRVVKGVNFQNLRDAGDPVEMAKVYDAEGADELTFLDITASSGDRETTYDVVRRTAEQVFIPLTVGGGVRTADDVDKLLRAGADKVGVNTAAIARPDLIREIAERFGRQVLVLSVDARRTPSGGFEVTTHGGRRGTGIDAVEWAHRAAELGAGEILLNSMDADGTKDGYDLQMLAAVRKHVRVPVIASGGAGKLADFPPAVEAGADAVLAASVFHFGDLRIGEVKETLREAGHPVR
- a CDS encoding RidA family protein, coding for MTPDAPVRRVQSGSPWEDAIGFARAVAAGDRVLVAGTSSFRGQVLYGEGDPYEQAKVAFTSALEALGEFGLGIESVIRTRMYLTHTRDVDEAARAHKELFDAVRPVATLLVVEGFVDPRILVEVELEAFTGTVRGAVES